In Luteitalea sp. TBR-22, one genomic interval encodes:
- a CDS encoding zinc ribbon domain-containing protein codes for MTSTDSGGARAWQFFIVLGLVGATAAVWREPRFTRPEHLVLLSIGIVAAALAATALHRTLLPLVMPERVVGDARRSTRHLIALEREKKLVLRSIKELEFDKAMGKVAEPDFDEMVGRLRQRAVGLMQRIDAGEAGLRERIASDLAGLKTQKGGKKVSAQQCGQCRTLNDADARFCKTCGATL; via the coding sequence GTGACCTCGACTGATTCCGGCGGCGCCCGCGCCTGGCAATTCTTCATCGTCCTGGGGCTGGTGGGGGCGACGGCTGCCGTCTGGCGGGAGCCGCGCTTCACCCGCCCGGAACACCTCGTCCTGCTCAGCATCGGCATCGTCGCCGCCGCCCTGGCGGCCACGGCCTTGCACCGCACGCTGCTGCCGCTGGTGATGCCCGAGCGCGTCGTCGGCGACGCCCGCCGATCGACGCGGCACCTCATCGCGCTCGAGCGCGAGAAGAAGCTCGTGCTGCGCAGCATCAAGGAACTGGAGTTCGACAAGGCGATGGGCAAGGTCGCCGAGCCGGACTTCGACGAGATGGTCGGCCGACTGCGGCAGCGCGCCGTGGGGCTGATGCAACGCATCGACGCTGGCGAGGCGGGACTGCGCGAGCGCATCGCGAGCGACCTGGCCGGCCTCAAGACCCAGAAGGGCGGCAAGAAGGTGAGCGCGCAGCAGTGCGGGCAGTGCCGGACGCTCAACGACGCCGACGCGCGGTTCTGCAAGACGTGCGGAGCAACGCTGTGA
- a CDS encoding heme exporter protein CcmB, whose protein sequence is MEPLLVASRIARQFGRRRVLRDITFEGYPGEVFGLLGPNGSGKTTLLGVLSTLAEPSRGTVRYPLADGLDSPRRLIGVLGHEPQLYGELTARENLELFARLAGLSDVGALVDASLERARLADRADDFVERFSRGMRQRLAFERVLLPQPRVLLLDEPFTGLDDESARRMVGRLAALRDAGTLVVLATHDLLLVESLVDRAGIIRQGVLVPLDRSLPLADAYRAAVDAGNAERGTPTVQGNAGVESVGRRTPSAEGTMRQSDSVGAGAAEASLADIARAAGVLLAKDLRIEWRSREGLLTTACFALACVLVFSFGLVREGTPVPDAGPAVLWVTVALAGTLAMARTFERERSAGTLMAVLASPTPRPAVYLGKWLGLMALMFSVEVVLLPLVALFFQMPLDRHPLMVAGLLATGTAGYAAIGTLFAAMLARTRTRDVLLPLLLYPMSVPVIIGGVRGTAAALADPYVPGIVGLWLPLLVCFDAVFAILALWTFGTLMTEAAPRVAKEN, encoded by the coding sequence GTGGAACCACTCCTGGTCGCGTCGCGGATCGCCCGCCAGTTCGGACGGCGCCGCGTGCTGCGCGACATCACGTTCGAAGGCTATCCGGGCGAGGTGTTCGGCTTGCTCGGGCCCAACGGCTCGGGCAAGACGACCCTGCTCGGCGTGCTTTCGACGCTCGCCGAGCCGTCGCGTGGCACCGTACGGTATCCGCTGGCCGATGGCCTCGACTCTCCCCGCCGCCTGATCGGCGTGCTCGGCCACGAACCGCAGCTGTATGGCGAGCTCACGGCGCGCGAGAACCTGGAACTGTTCGCGCGGCTCGCTGGCCTCTCCGACGTGGGTGCGCTGGTCGACGCGTCGCTCGAGCGGGCGCGCCTGGCCGATCGGGCCGACGATTTCGTGGAGCGCTTCTCGCGCGGCATGCGTCAGCGCCTGGCCTTCGAGCGCGTCCTGTTGCCGCAGCCACGCGTCCTGCTGCTCGACGAGCCGTTCACGGGCCTCGACGACGAGAGCGCGCGTCGCATGGTGGGCAGGCTCGCCGCGCTGCGCGACGCCGGGACACTGGTGGTGCTGGCCACGCACGACCTGTTGCTCGTCGAGTCGCTGGTCGACCGGGCGGGGATCATCCGGCAGGGCGTGCTCGTGCCGCTCGATCGCTCGTTGCCGCTCGCTGACGCGTACCGGGCGGCGGTGGATGCGGGGAACGCGGAACGCGGTACGCCGACCGTCCAGGGGAACGCCGGCGTGGAGAGCGTCGGACGACGAACGCCGAGCGCCGAAGGGACGATGCGACAGTCCGATTCGGTGGGCGCGGGCGCCGCTGAGGCATCGCTGGCCGACATCGCGCGGGCGGCTGGCGTGCTCCTGGCCAAGGACCTGCGCATCGAATGGCGCTCGCGTGAGGGGCTGTTGACCACGGCGTGCTTCGCGCTGGCGTGCGTGCTGGTGTTCTCGTTCGGCCTCGTGCGGGAGGGCACGCCGGTGCCCGACGCCGGTCCCGCCGTGCTGTGGGTCACGGTGGCGCTGGCCGGCACGCTGGCGATGGCGCGCACGTTCGAACGGGAACGGTCGGCCGGCACGTTGATGGCGGTGCTGGCATCGCCAACGCCGCGGCCGGCCGTGTACCTCGGCAAGTGGCTGGGACTGATGGCGCTGATGTTCTCGGTGGAGGTGGTGCTGCTGCCCCTGGTGGCGCTCTTCTTCCAGATGCCGCTCGACCGCCATCCGTTGATGGTGGCGGGCCTGCTGGCCACCGGCACGGCCGGCTATGCAGCCATCGGCACGCTGTTCGCCGCGATGCTGGCCCGGACGCGGACCCGCGACGTGCTGCTGCCGCTGCTGCTGTATCCGATGAGCGTGCCAGTGATCATCGGTGGCGTGCGCGGCACCGCTGCCGCTCTCGCCGATCCGTACGTGCCCGGCATCGTCGGGCTGTGGCTGCCCCTCTTGGTATGCTTTGACGCGGTGTTCGCCATCCTCGCCCTGTGGACGTTCGGCACGCTGATGACCGAAGCCGCGCCCAGGGTCGCCAAGGAGAATTGA
- a CDS encoding cytochrome c biogenesis protein, with protein MLNRSVPVMLVLAMGMFLAAPYFIAQAPYESTMGLVQKIFYFHVPAAIMMFLATFTCGFASVAYLVRGRARSDRLAEAAAELTVLFGIVVLISGPLWARKAWGVWWQWDARLTSTLVLWLLFSAYLLLRRFGGPGTEKLAAGVALFGMANVPFIYWSVNVWRTLHPKTTVVPSLVPAMKFPFYWCMVAFLLLFLALLRTRVRLAEQQDALDLLLADAEG; from the coding sequence ATGCTGAACCGCAGCGTGCCCGTGATGCTGGTGCTCGCCATGGGCATGTTCCTGGCCGCGCCGTACTTCATCGCGCAGGCCCCCTACGAGTCCACGATGGGACTCGTCCAGAAGATCTTCTACTTCCACGTGCCTGCGGCGATCATGATGTTCCTGGCGACGTTCACGTGCGGGTTCGCCAGCGTCGCGTACCTGGTGCGGGGACGGGCGCGCAGCGACCGCCTGGCCGAGGCCGCCGCCGAGCTGACGGTGCTGTTCGGGATCGTGGTCCTGATCTCGGGGCCGCTGTGGGCGCGCAAGGCGTGGGGCGTGTGGTGGCAGTGGGACGCGCGGCTCACCTCGACGCTCGTCCTCTGGCTGCTGTTCTCGGCCTACCTGCTGTTGCGCCGCTTCGGCGGGCCCGGCACCGAGAAGCTGGCGGCCGGCGTGGCGCTCTTCGGCATGGCCAACGTGCCGTTCATCTACTGGTCGGTCAACGTGTGGCGGACGCTGCATCCCAAGACGACGGTGGTGCCGTCGCTGGTACCGGCCATGAAGTTCCCGTTCTACTGGTGCATGGTGGCGTTCCTGCTCCTGTTCCTCGCGCTGCTGCGCACGCGCGTGCGGCTGGCCGAACAGCAGGACGCCCTGGACCTCCTCCTCGCTGACGCGGAAGGCTGA
- a CDS encoding CcmD family protein: MTTLVTRYARSLALACALLAAVGVRPALAQAPETQPGKTTTAAQDEYVPIDQLPDNEKLPAAPFVIGAYAVAWVAILVYLLMLWRRLGRVEADLHDARRLAAGK; the protein is encoded by the coding sequence ATGACGACCCTCGTGACCCGCTACGCTCGTTCCCTGGCACTCGCGTGCGCGCTGCTGGCCGCCGTCGGTGTGCGTCCGGCCCTGGCCCAGGCTCCCGAGACGCAGCCCGGCAAGACGACCACGGCGGCGCAGGACGAGTACGTCCCCATCGACCAGCTTCCGGACAACGAGAAGCTGCCGGCGGCGCCCTTCGTCATCGGGGCCTACGCGGTGGCGTGGGTGGCGATTCTCGTCTACCTGCTGATGCTGTGGCGCCGGCTCGGTCGCGTCGAAGCCGACCTGCACGACGCCCGGCGGCTCGCCGCGGGGAAGTAG
- a CDS encoding metallophosphoesterase, which yields MRYLVISDIHGNLPALAAVLRDCTPDQYDRVLVLGDLVGYGAEPGDVIERIRALAPHVVVRGNHDKAVCGLMELYGFNSHAREAAEWTTRTLTEGQLAYLRDLPPGPLLVDDVLEVWHGSPADEDAYLVWIDDIRDAAALGRRPLCLFGHTHVQGAYGSGEGHPVVESGEHRTRTTLSIRLEDRWLVNPGSVGQPRDGDPRAAYAIVDLGARTVTLCRVAYDVGAEQQAIRAAGLPELLASRLGEGR from the coding sequence GTGCGCTACCTCGTCATCAGCGACATCCACGGCAACCTGCCGGCTTTGGCCGCGGTCCTGCGCGATTGCACGCCGGACCAGTACGATCGCGTGCTGGTGCTCGGCGATCTGGTCGGCTATGGCGCCGAGCCCGGCGATGTGATCGAGCGCATCCGGGCGCTCGCCCCGCACGTGGTGGTCCGGGGCAACCACGACAAGGCCGTGTGCGGCCTGATGGAACTGTACGGGTTCAACTCGCACGCCCGCGAGGCGGCGGAGTGGACCACGCGCACGCTCACGGAGGGACAGTTGGCCTACCTGCGGGACCTCCCGCCCGGCCCCCTCCTGGTCGACGATGTGCTGGAGGTGTGGCACGGGTCGCCCGCCGACGAGGACGCCTACCTGGTGTGGATCGACGACATCCGTGACGCTGCGGCACTGGGCCGTCGCCCGCTCTGCCTGTTCGGGCACACGCACGTGCAGGGCGCGTACGGATCCGGCGAGGGCCATCCCGTCGTCGAGAGCGGCGAGCACCGGACGCGGACCACGCTGTCCATCCGCCTCGAGGACCGGTGGCTGGTCAATCCCGGCTCGGTCGGCCAGCCGCGCGACGGCGATCCTCGCGCTGCCTACGCCATCGTCGACCTCGGGGCCCGCACCGTCACGCTCTGCCGCGTCGCCTACGACGTCGGGGCCGAGCAACAGGCCATCCGCGCCGCCGGACTGCCGGAACTGCTCGCCTCACGACTCGGCGAAGGCCGATAG
- a CDS encoding shikimate kinase — translation MTAAPTDKLYLVGFMGSGKTTVARALSRRLGWRAVDLDEEIERREGRTVSQIFAEQGEPYFRKVEREVLLGLLPARHVIVATGGGTFVQPANRADILADGVAVWLDAPFSRIVDRVPSDGRRPLAADRDAFAALFEQRRAAYRLAHFRVDAQGRVDALVERILHRLGW, via the coding sequence ATGACCGCCGCTCCCACCGACAAGCTGTACCTGGTGGGCTTCATGGGCTCGGGCAAGACCACGGTGGCCCGTGCCCTCAGCCGTCGCCTCGGGTGGCGCGCCGTCGATCTCGACGAGGAGATCGAGCGACGCGAAGGCAGGACGGTGTCGCAGATCTTCGCCGAGCAGGGCGAGCCCTACTTCCGGAAGGTGGAGCGCGAGGTGCTGCTGGGGCTCCTGCCCGCCCGCCACGTGATCGTCGCCACCGGCGGGGGCACCTTCGTGCAGCCGGCCAACCGCGCCGACATCCTCGCCGATGGCGTTGCCGTGTGGCTCGACGCGCCGTTCTCGCGGATCGTCGACCGGGTGCCTTCCGATGGCCGTCGACCGTTGGCCGCCGACCGCGACGCGTTTGCCGCCCTGTTCGAGCAGCGCCGGGCGGCCTACCGTCTCGCCCACTTCCGCGTCGATGCGCAAGGTCGCGTCGACGCGCTGGTGGAGCGTATCCTCCACAGACTCGGGTGGTAG
- the aroA gene encoding 3-phosphoshikimate 1-carboxyvinyltransferase, which produces MSAEFTRTVTVRPATALEGVVRVPGDTSISHRYAMLAALAEGVTRISRFAPAHDCQSTLRCLEQLGTVVSRHASFDRESGAEVPTVQIVGRGLRGLQSPSGDLDCGNSGSTLRMLAGILAAHPFTSVLTGDASLRRRPMMPVVTPLQQMGAEVTSFNGRPPVSVTGGRLAPITYRPDTASAQVKTAVLLAGLQTPGTTTVEEPARTRDHTERALRAFGATLDVRGNAIAISGEQALEGRALAVPGDPSSAAFWACAAAALPGSFVELRDVGLNPSRTAVFDVLRRVGADVDVQVDRTDAEEPVGRVRVRHRGLRGIELTAADVPGLIDELPVLAALATHGGELRVTGAGELRARESDRITALVNGLRALGADADELPDGFHVRGSRRLLGGQVDADDHRLAMAFAVAGLGAMEPTIIRGADAVTVSYPGFFDVLAALRR; this is translated from the coding sequence ATGTCCGCCGAGTTCACCCGGACGGTCACCGTGCGGCCGGCGACCGCCCTCGAGGGCGTCGTCCGGGTACCGGGCGACACGTCCATCTCTCATCGATATGCGATGCTCGCGGCCCTGGCCGAGGGCGTCACGCGCATCAGCCGCTTCGCGCCGGCGCACGATTGCCAGAGCACGCTGCGCTGCCTCGAGCAACTGGGCACCGTCGTGTCGCGCCACGCGAGCTTCGACCGCGAGAGCGGCGCCGAGGTGCCGACTGTCCAGATAGTCGGCCGCGGGCTGCGCGGCCTGCAGTCCCCGTCCGGCGACCTCGACTGCGGCAACTCCGGCTCCACGCTGCGCATGCTCGCCGGCATCCTCGCGGCGCACCCGTTCACCAGCGTCCTGACCGGTGATGCCTCGCTGCGCCGGCGCCCGATGATGCCCGTGGTGACGCCCCTGCAGCAGATGGGCGCCGAGGTCACCTCGTTCAACGGTCGCCCACCGGTGAGCGTCACCGGCGGCCGCCTGGCGCCCATCACCTACCGGCCCGACACGGCGAGCGCGCAGGTCAAGACTGCCGTCCTGCTCGCGGGCCTGCAGACGCCGGGCACGACCACGGTCGAGGAGCCGGCCCGGACGCGCGATCACACGGAGCGCGCGCTCAGGGCCTTCGGCGCGACGCTCGACGTCCGCGGCAACGCGATCGCCATCAGTGGCGAGCAGGCGCTCGAGGGACGGGCGCTGGCCGTACCGGGCGATCCCTCCTCGGCGGCCTTCTGGGCCTGTGCCGCGGCGGCCCTGCCCGGCTCGTTCGTCGAACTGCGCGACGTCGGGCTGAACCCGAGCCGGACCGCCGTCTTCGACGTGCTGCGCCGGGTCGGCGCCGACGTCGACGTGCAGGTGGATCGCACCGACGCCGAGGAACCCGTCGGTCGGGTCCGCGTGCGTCACCGGGGACTGCGTGGCATCGAACTCACGGCTGCAGACGTCCCGGGGCTGATCGACGAACTGCCGGTCCTGGCCGCACTCGCCACCCACGGTGGCGAATTGCGCGTGACCGGCGCGGGTGAACTCCGGGCCAGGGAGAGCGACCGCATCACGGCGCTGGTCAACGGCCTGCGCGCGCTGGGCGCCGACGCCGACGAACTGCCCGACGGGTTCCACGTGCGCGGCTCCCGTCGGCTCCTCGGGGGCCAGGTGGACGCCGACGACCACCGCCTGGCCATGGCATTCGCCGTGGCCGGCCTCGGCGCGATGGAGCCGACGATCATCCGGGGCGCCGACGCCGTGACCGTGTCCTACCCCGGCTTCTTCGACGTCCTGGCCGCCCTGAGACGATGA
- a CDS encoding ATP-binding protein has translation MPTDRAALSLVLNSHVDVLDYVQVVCDQLCVSAQLNEDAGHWVGVSVRESVVNAIRHGNKFDPAKHVGVHFAFLPADDGPDFLEIVVTDEGEGFEPEEVADPLAPENLLKSSGRGIFFMRNFMDDVQLRRRPEGGMEVRMRKRLSAPPA, from the coding sequence ATGCCCACAGACCGCGCAGCGCTCTCCCTGGTGCTCAACAGCCACGTCGATGTCCTCGACTACGTGCAGGTGGTCTGCGACCAGCTGTGCGTCAGCGCGCAACTCAACGAAGATGCCGGCCACTGGGTCGGCGTCTCGGTGCGCGAGTCGGTGGTCAACGCGATTCGGCACGGCAACAAGTTCGATCCGGCCAAGCACGTCGGCGTGCACTTCGCCTTCCTGCCGGCAGACGATGGCCCGGACTTCCTCGAGATCGTGGTCACCGACGAGGGGGAAGGGTTCGAGCCGGAGGAAGTAGCCGACCCGCTGGCCCCGGAAAACCTCCTCAAGTCCAGCGGACGCGGTATCTTCTTCATGCGCAACTTCATGGACGACGTCCAGTTGCGCCGTCGGCCCGAAGGCGGCATGGAAGTCCGCATGCGCAAGCGCCTGTCGGCCCCTCCTGCATGA
- a CDS encoding inositol monophosphatase family protein, translating to MSHVPSDLPDPLLLATAVEAVQKAGAIQMAHFGGPMRIDKKGTIDLVTEVDVAVERMFRALIAERFPDHLVLGEELQQDDLRTRTAPGYCWVFDPIDGTTNFAHGLPIFCASLGLELDGEAIVAAVYDPTRRELFTAERGQGARLNGERIAVSGADAVIESLLVTGFPYTVQQPEIGEELVALFGHFLGRSRAVRRLGSAALDLCYVAAGRLDGFYEATLKPWDSCGGALIVEEAGGRVSDWRGIPFQSRMPQVLATNGRIHDEMLAMLGEFYSRRGGLTD from the coding sequence ATGAGCCACGTTCCGTCCGACCTTCCCGATCCCCTGCTCCTGGCCACCGCGGTCGAGGCCGTCCAGAAGGCGGGCGCCATCCAGATGGCCCACTTCGGCGGGCCGATGCGCATCGACAAGAAGGGCACGATCGACCTGGTCACCGAGGTCGACGTCGCCGTCGAGCGCATGTTCCGCGCCCTGATTGCCGAGCGCTTCCCGGATCACCTGGTCCTGGGCGAGGAACTGCAGCAGGACGATCTGCGCACCCGCACGGCGCCCGGATATTGCTGGGTGTTCGACCCGATCGATGGCACGACCAACTTCGCGCACGGCCTGCCGATCTTCTGCGCCTCGTTGGGCCTCGAACTCGATGGCGAGGCGATCGTCGCGGCGGTCTACGACCCGACGCGGCGCGAGCTGTTCACCGCCGAACGCGGGCAGGGGGCGCGGCTCAACGGTGAGCGGATCGCCGTCAGCGGCGCCGACGCCGTCATCGAGAGCCTGCTGGTGACCGGCTTCCCGTACACCGTGCAGCAGCCGGAGATCGGGGAGGAACTGGTGGCGCTGTTCGGGCATTTCCTCGGACGGAGCCGGGCGGTGCGGCGCCTCGGGTCGGCGGCACTCGACCTGTGCTACGTCGCGGCCGGTCGCCTGGACGGCTTCTACGAGGCCACGTTGAAGCCCTGGGACTCCTGCGGGGGCGCGCTCATCGTCGAGGAAGCCGGCGGGCGGGTCAGCGATTGGCGGGGCATCCCGTTCCAGTCACGGATGCCCCAGGTGCTGGCCACCAACGGCCGGATCCATGACGAGATGCTCGCCATGCTCGGCGAGTTCTACAGCCGGCGCGGCGGCCTGACCGACTGA
- a CDS encoding YqaA family protein: protein MSKVVATVQSFAVSLGAPGLFLVALLDSSALSLPQVPDLLLIWMVARHPSMWFVYALMTTLGSVLGCVSMYLLARKGGERVLRKMISADRMERGRVAFQKWGLLAVLVPSILPPPAPFKVFVLLAGVVQIPLWQFVTAIGLGRGFRYFFTALLARWYGEAAMAFLEAHMREISLGLALVLVVAAVGWILLRQRRTQHVGAV, encoded by the coding sequence ATGTCCAAAGTCGTCGCTACCGTCCAGTCGTTCGCCGTGAGTCTCGGCGCCCCGGGCCTGTTCCTCGTGGCCCTCCTCGACTCGTCCGCCCTGTCGCTGCCCCAGGTGCCCGACCTGTTGCTGATCTGGATGGTGGCCCGGCACCCGTCGATGTGGTTCGTCTACGCGCTGATGACGACCCTGGGCTCGGTGCTCGGGTGCGTGTCGATGTACCTGCTGGCCCGCAAGGGGGGCGAGCGGGTGCTGCGCAAGATGATCAGCGCCGACCGGATGGAGCGGGGACGCGTCGCCTTCCAGAAGTGGGGACTGCTCGCGGTGCTCGTGCCCTCCATCCTGCCGCCGCCGGCGCCCTTCAAGGTCTTCGTCCTGCTCGCCGGCGTCGTCCAGATCCCCCTCTGGCAGTTCGTCACCGCGATTGGCCTCGGGCGCGGATTCCGATACTTCTTCACGGCGCTCCTCGCCCGGTGGTACGGCGAAGCGGCGATGGCCTTCCTCGAGGCGCACATGCGCGAGATCTCGCTCGGCCTGGCGCTCGTGCTGGTGGTGGCGGCGGTGGGCTGGATCCTGCTCCGGCAGCGCCGGACGCAGCACGTCGGTGCGGTATAA
- a CDS encoding glycosyltransferase family 2 protein, with amino-acid sequence MPPEISLVIPIYNEAPNIEALYEEITAALDPWGRTYEVLLVDDGSTDGSADLLARLPARDARFRIIRFRRNFGQTPAFSAGFAYARGRIIITSDGDLQNDPRDIPMLVDRLEQGHDIVCGWRKDRKDKMVTRRIPSMIANRLISRATGVDLHDYGCSLKAFRSEVVKPLRLYGEMHRFIPAIASEFGVKVAEVVVNHRARRAGSSKYGLSRTIRVILDLLTVKFLLNYATRPLQIFGLVGVILGSLGALIMGYLAFMRLFMHTSIADRPLLLFGILLVSSGLQLLTMGLLAELQARTYHESQDKPTYAIREIVEASPEHPEGAHMPVDISTGPRELSRG; translated from the coding sequence ATGCCGCCCGAGATCTCGCTCGTCATCCCCATCTACAACGAGGCGCCCAACATCGAGGCGCTGTACGAGGAGATCACGGCGGCGCTCGATCCGTGGGGCCGCACCTACGAGGTGCTGCTGGTCGACGATGGCAGCACCGATGGCAGCGCCGACCTGCTGGCCAGGCTGCCGGCGCGGGACGCGCGCTTCCGCATCATCCGCTTCCGGCGCAATTTCGGCCAGACACCCGCCTTCTCGGCAGGGTTCGCCTATGCCCGCGGACGGATCATCATCACGTCCGACGGCGACCTCCAGAACGACCCCAGGGACATCCCGATGCTCGTCGACCGCCTCGAGCAGGGCCACGACATCGTCTGCGGGTGGCGCAAGGACCGCAAGGACAAGATGGTCACCCGGCGAATCCCGTCGATGATCGCCAACCGGCTGATCTCGCGCGCGACCGGCGTCGACCTGCACGACTACGGCTGCTCACTCAAGGCTTTCCGCTCCGAGGTGGTCAAGCCGCTGCGGCTGTACGGCGAGATGCACCGGTTCATCCCGGCGATCGCCAGCGAGTTCGGCGTCAAGGTCGCCGAGGTCGTGGTCAATCACCGGGCGCGGCGTGCCGGCAGCTCGAAGTACGGCCTGTCGCGGACCATCCGGGTGATCCTCGACCTGCTCACGGTCAAGTTCCTGCTGAACTACGCGACGCGCCCGCTGCAGATCTTCGGGCTCGTGGGCGTCATCCTCGGCAGCCTGGGCGCGCTGATCATGGGGTACCTGGCGTTCATGCGCCTGTTCATGCACACCTCGATCGCCGACCGGCCCCTGCTGCTGTTCGGCATCCTTCTCGTCTCGTCGGGACTGCAACTGCTGACGATGGGGCTGCTGGCAGAGCTGCAGGCGCGCACCTATCACGAATCGCAGGACAAGCCCACCTACGCCATCCGCGAGATCGTCGAGGCATCGCCGGAGCATCCCGAGGGGGCGCACATGCCGGTGGACATCAGCACCGGGCCGCGGGAGCTGTCACGGGGGTGA
- a CDS encoding acyltransferase, with protein sequence MKAPREHDARITVIQRELFDENKSKAQRYAELVVGKPGRWALIRYELITLLCWGVPGALGLFLRSKLYPLLLGSCGRGVAFGAGVVLRHPHKIHIADNVVVDDGCCLDAKGSDNRGITIGRGVFLGRNAILSCKNGDIVVEDEANIGFNTEIFSASRVRVGKKVLIAAYTYLVGGDHLYDRVDVPVLDQGRTAAGIDVGDHVWLGAHVVVTDGSRIGRDAIIGAGAVVVGEIPEYAIAVGTPAKVIRDRRATTGPSTAEDA encoded by the coding sequence GTGAAGGCCCCGCGCGAGCACGACGCGCGGATCACCGTGATCCAGCGCGAGCTCTTCGACGAGAACAAGTCGAAGGCGCAGCGGTACGCCGAGCTCGTCGTCGGCAAGCCGGGCCGCTGGGCGCTGATTCGGTACGAGCTCATCACGTTGCTGTGCTGGGGTGTCCCCGGCGCGCTGGGGCTCTTCCTCCGATCGAAGCTGTATCCGCTCCTGCTCGGCTCGTGCGGTCGGGGCGTGGCGTTCGGCGCCGGCGTCGTCCTGCGGCATCCCCACAAGATCCACATCGCCGACAACGTCGTCGTCGACGACGGATGCTGCCTGGACGCCAAGGGCAGCGACAACCGCGGGATCACGATCGGCCGCGGCGTCTTCCTCGGCCGCAATGCCATCCTCAGCTGCAAGAACGGCGACATCGTCGTGGAGGACGAGGCCAACATCGGGTTCAACACCGAGATCTTCTCGGCCTCGCGGGTGCGGGTCGGCAAGAAGGTCCTCATCGCCGCCTACACCTACCTCGTCGGTGGGGATCACCTCTACGATCGCGTCGACGTGCCGGTGCTCGATCAGGGCCGGACGGCCGCGGGGATCGACGTCGGCGATCACGTGTGGCTGGGCGCGCACGTGGTGGTGACCGACGGTTCCCGGATCGGCAGGGATGCGATCATCGGGGCAGGCGCAGTGGTCGTCGGCGAGATTCCGGAGTACGCGATCGCCGTCGGCACGCCGGCCAAGGTGATCCGTGACCGACGAGCGACCACCGGTCCGTCGACAGCCGAGGATGCGTGA